Proteins from one Coffea arabica cultivar ET-39 chromosome 8c, Coffea Arabica ET-39 HiFi, whole genome shotgun sequence genomic window:
- the LOC113706474 gene encoding glutamate receptor 2.3-like — protein sequence MPKKLKHLNVHAFLLSFPQILWVLILPSQIVSAQKNTTIPVNVGVVLDMDTWIGKMGLSCISMALSDFYSSHSDYKTRIVLNNRDSKKDVVGAAAAALDLLKNTEVQAIMGPVSSTQAEFINDLGDKARVPIISFSTTSTFLSPLSSPYFIRATQNDSSQVKAISSIVKAFGWREVVPIYVDNQLGEGILPFLTDAFDEIKARIPYRSVIPSLATDEQIVAELHKLMTIQTRVFIVHLLPSLGSRLFAKAKQLGMMGAGYAWICTDALTDELNSIDPSIIDTMQGVLGVRPHVPNTAELQSFIKRWKLKFQQSNPDIVNPQLNVFGLWAYDSATALAMAIEEAGVSNIGFDQMSDISGNSTDLESFGVSRNGPKLLQAMLGTAFQGLSGDFNIVDGQLESPVYDIVNVIGNGVKEIGVWTADKGIVRQINPIPIKKLGTILWPGDTATPPKGWAIPKNGKKLRIGVPVNSRFNQLVKVTRNSQTNTTMVEGYCIDIFDAVMALLPYAVPYEYVPFATSDGMSAGNYNDLVYQVYLGNFDAVAGDITITANRSLYVDFSLAYTESGIGMIVPTDNQSRNTWIFLKPLTWDLWLTSFLAFVAIGLLIWVLEHRINDEFRGPPLHQIGMILWFSFSTMVFAHKEKIVSNLARFVLVIWFLVVFVLTQSYTASLTTRLTVQQLQPTITSVDELIKTRAYVGYQNVSYLSKILLQMGFDESRLVAYHSPEELNDLFTKGSRNGGIAAAFDGIPYMKLILGTYCSKYTMVQAKYKTDGFGFAFPIGSPLAPDVSRAILNVTQGSQILEIEKKWHLETSSCQDYSASSTPGSLDIGSFRGLFLIMGITAISAFIIHWTMFLYEHWNVVTNYNSSTWDKIIGLSRCFDCKDVTRHTYRKPDMRVAKTTTGGDKEVSCCSHCPGSPVTISLQASPHTNPSFSSRMEHNLTISEQHEIPSYESDSPNQEGNTHQ from the exons ATGCCGAAAAAACTAAAACATCTCAACGTCCATGCATTTCTCCTCTCCTTCCCACAAATTCTTTGGGTGCTGATTCTACCATCGCAAATTGTCAGTGCACAGAAGAACACAACAATTCCCGTGAATGTGGGAGTGGTTCTAGACATGGATACATGGATTGGAAAGATGGGGTTGAGCTGCATCTCCATGGCTCTTTCAGACTTCTATTCCTCCCATAGTGACTACAAGACTAGGATTGTCCTCAACAACCGGGACTCGAAGAAAGATGTGGTTGGCGCTGCAGCTGCAG CTCTAGACCTACTAAAAAATACTGAAGTGCAAGCTATCATGGGGCCGGTGTCATCAACACAAGCAGAATTCATAAATGATCTTGGAGATAAAGCTCGTGTGCCCATCATCTCATTTTCTACAACAAGCACATTTCTTTCACCACTTAGCAGTCCATACTTCATTCGTGCTACGCAAAATGACTCATCTCAAGTAAAAGCCATCAGTTCAATTGTCAAGGCCTTTGGATGGAGAGAAGTTGTGCCAATCTACGTTGATAATCAGCTTGGGGAAGGGATTTTACCATTCTTGACAGATGCCTTCGATGAGATTAAAGCACGCATCCCTTATCGCAGTGTCATTCCTTCTTTAGCCACGGATGAGCAAATTGTTGCAGAGCTTCACAAGCTAATGACCATCCAGACTAGAGTTTTCATTGTTCATCTGCTGCCCAGTCTTGGCTCTCGGCTTTTTGCTAAAGCAAAACAACTTGGAATGATGGGTGCAGGGTATGCTTGGATATGCACTGATGCCTTAACAGATGAGCTTAATTCAATTGATCCTTCTATCATTGACACCATGCAAGGAGTACTAGGTGTGAGGCCACATGTTCCTAATACTGCAGAGCTTCAAAGCTTCATTAAAAGATGGAAGTTGAAGTTTCAACAAAGCAATCCAGACATCgtcaatcctcaattgaatgtTTTTGGGCTATGGGCATATGATTCAGCGACAGCACTCGCAATGGCAATAGAGGAAGCAGGAGTTTCAAACATTGGCTTTGATCAAATGTCAGATATCTCAGGCAACTCTACAGACCTTGAAAGTTTTGGAGTCTCTAGAAATGGTCCTAAGCTTTTGCAGGCAATGTTAGGCACAGCATTTCAAGGCCTAAGTGGAGACTTCAATATAGTTGACGGACAACTTGAATCTCCAGTTTATGACATAGTAAACGTcattggtaatggtgtaaaagaAATTGGCGTCTGGACTGCAGATAAAGGAATTGTTAGGCAGATAAACCCTATACCTATAAAGAAACTGGGAACTATATTGTGGCCAGGTGACACTGCAACTCCTCCTAAGGGCTGGGCAATTCCAAAAAATGGGAAGAAGTTGAGGATCGGTGTACCAGTGAATTCTCGATTTAATCAACTTGTAAAGGTTACAAGAAACTCCCAGACAAATACAACCATGGTCGAAGGATATTGCATTGATATATTTGATGCAGTAATGGCTTTGTTACCATATGCTGTCCCTTATGAGTATGTTCCTTTTGCAACTTCAGATGGTATGAGTGCTGGAAATTACAATGACTTGGTGTACCAAGTCTATTTAGGG AATTTTGATGCAGTCGCTGGAGACATAACAATCACAGCAAACAGGTCGCTGTATGTTGACTTTTCTTTGGCATATACTGAGTCTGGGATAGGGATGATTgttcccacagacaaccaaagTAGAAATACATGGATATTTTTGAAGCCACTAACTTGGGATCTTTGGCTGACAAGTTTTTTAGCTTTTGTCGCTATTGGTCTTCTTATTTGGGTTCTTGAACATAGAATAAATGATGAATTCAGGGGACCGCCTTTGCATCAAATTGGCATGATCCTCTGGTTCTCCTTCTCTACCATGGTTTTTGCACATA AGGAGAAAATAGTAAGTAATTTGGCCAGGTTCGTGCTGGTCATCTGGTTCCTAGTTGTGTTTGTACTTACCCAGAGCTATACAGCCAGCCTTACAACAAGGTTAACAGTACAACAACTCCAACCAACTATAACAAGTGTAGACGAGCTCATCAAGACCAGGGCGTATGTTGGTTACCAAAATGTTTCgtatctttcaaaaattctgcTTCAAATGGGATTTGATGAGTCTAGACTTGTAGCTTACCACTCTCCAGAGGAATTAAATGATCTTTTTACCAAAGGGAGCAGAAATGGGGGCATTGCTGCTGCTTTTGATGGGATTCCATATATGAAGCTTATACTTGGTACATATTGCTCTAAATATACCATGgttcaagcaaaatataagACGGACGGTTTCGGATTT GCATTTCCAATTGGATCTCCTCTTGCACCTGACGTTTCAAGAGCGATCCTGAATGTTACACAGGGCAGTCAAATTCTTGAAATTGAGAAAAAATGGCATTTGGAAACATCCAGCTGCCAAGACTACAGCGCATCTTCCACTCCTGGCAGCTTGGACATAGGGAGCTTTCGCGGCCTATTTTTAATCATGGGAATAACAGCTATTTCAGCTTTCATAATCCATTGGACAATGTTCTTATATGAGCATTGGAATGTCGTAACTAATTATAATTCTTCAACGTGGGACAAAATCATTGGTTTGTCAAGATGCTTTGACTGCAAAGATGTCACCAGACATACATACAGGAAACCTGATATGCGAGTTGCAAAAACAACCACAGGTGGTGATAAGGAAGTTTCATGCTGTTCACATTGTCCAGGAAGTCCAGTAACAATTTCTTTGCAAGCCTCTCCACATACAAATCCAAGCTTTTCAAGTCGCATGGAGCATAATTTAACCATTTCCGAACAGCATGAAATTCCTTCTTATGAGAGTGATAGTCCAAATCAAGAAGGTAACACACATCAATAG
- the LOC140013457 gene encoding uncharacterized protein produces the protein MANVELKKYKFIRGLLSRIQIRVNTAYTPTFNDVLDARVKAEADCKRLDEDGRNKMAKQENELAMSGALKPGGRFRLIKKSRGSLLKITGRNTFPQEHRVMNFPNRKVEGDKSGNLTDKKPKVNARMRAMTDVEAEVSGDVVTGTLLINSVPAYVLFDCGTSHSFVAKKFAKYLCIFPEWMDHPYRVAAPKNRILVSHTRYPNCSVELEDKRLRVDLVQINMSDFDVIIGMDRLTRYFAQIDCKKKRTYRAIRKGCEVYLAYVVDMEKEETPLEKIPVVKDFPDVFPEDLLSLSSDREIEFEINIIRKANPISKAPYRMAPAELKEFKEQLQELLDKKFIRFSVSPWGAPVLFVKKKYGSLRLCINYKELNRITIKNKYLLLRIDDLFDQLKGVKIFSKINLRSGYHQLKIKVNDIQKSAFHTRYGHYKFLIMSFGLTNAPAAFMDFDESGCVLMQNGRVIAYASRQLKPYKQNYPTHDLELAAVVFALKIWRHYLYDVQCEIFTDHKSLNYHSGKASKVADALSTRSKVLKEFMAKDQMKNFEVEMVDSTAQMLTALVVAPTLIDRIKETQYSDDGFATVKEKLIVEPFDGFKLKDDGSLWNDGKTCTDDGLRLANETGKPTVMVVEDDNGSKGNTAATMTTMASISSEWHSSSGGQLCKLQMLKIGMSGSDLEQLSMVEQRQ, from the exons ATGGCGAATGTTGAGTTGAAGAAATATAAGTTTATACGAGGGTTGTTGAGTAGGATTCAAATTAGGGTGAACACCGCTTACACCCCTACGTTTAATGACGTGTTGGACGCCAGAGTTAAAGCTGAAGCTGATTGCAAGAGATTAGATGAAGATGGTAGAAATAAAATGGCTAAACAAGAAAATGAACTTGCAATGTCAGGAGCACTGAAACCTGGAGGACGGTTCCGCTTAATTAAGAAAAGTCGTGGGTCACTACTAAAGATAACTGGACGAAATACCTTCCCT CAGGAGCATAGGGTTATGAATTTTCCAAATAGAAAGGTGGAAGGAGATAAGAGTGGCAATCTCACTGATAAGAAGCCAAAGGTTAACGCGAGGATGCGTGCCATGACCGACGTTGAGGCGGAGGTGTCAGGCGACGTGGTCACAGGTACTCTTCTAATTAATTCTGTGCCTGCATACGTGCTATTTGATTGTGGAACTAGTCATTCTTTTGTTGCAAAAAAATTTGCAAAGTACTTATGCATATTTCCTGAATGGATGGATCATCCCTACCGTGTGGCTGCTCCAAAAAATAGAATCCTAGTGTCTCATACTAGGTATCCAAATTGTAGTGTGGAATTGGAGGATAAGAGATTACGAGTGGATCTAGTACAAATAAATATGAGTGATTTTGATGTTATCATAGGAATGGATAGACTAACTAGATATTTTGCACAAATCGATTGTAAGAAGAAGAGG ACGTATAGGGCAATAAGAAAAGGATGTGAGGTATATTTGGCTTATGTTGTAGATATGGAGAAAGAGGAGACGCCTTTAGAAAAGATTCCAGTGGTGAAGGACTTTCCTGATGTGTTTCCGGAAGACCTTCTCAGTCTATCTTCGGATAGGGAAATAgagtttgaaataaatattatacgTAAGGCGAATCCCATATCTAAGGCACCCTAtagaatggcgcctgcagagtTAAAGGAATTCAAGGAGCAATTACAGGAATTATTGGATAAGAAATTCATTAGATTTAGTGTTTCTCCTTGGGGTGCACCAGTACTATTTGTAAAGAAGAAATATGGTAGTTTGAGATTGTGTATCAATTATAAGGAGTTGAATAGGATCAcaataaagaacaagtacctcctTCTAAGGATAGATGATCTTTTTGATCAATTGAAGGGAGTTAAAATATTTTCTAAGATAAATTTGAGATCGGGATATCATCAATTGAAGATTAAAGTCAATGACATCCAGAAAAGTGCATTTCATACGAGGTACGGGCACTATAAATTTTTGATAATGTCTTTTGGATTGACCAATGCTCCAGCAGCCTTTATGGATTTTGATGAATCGG GGtgcgttttgatgcaaaatgggAGAGTGATTGCTTATGCTTCCCGCCAACTGAAACCTTACAAGCAGAATTATCCAACGCATGATTTGGAATTGGCAGCGGTGGTATTTGCATTGAAAATATGGAGGCATTACTTATATGATGTGCAATGTGAGATTTTTACCGATCACAAGAGTCTCAA TTACCATTCGGGCAAGGCAAGTAAGGTAGCAGACGCCCTCAGTACGAGGTCAAAGGTATTAAAAGAATTCATGGCAAAGGATCAGATGAAAAACTTTGAAGTGGAAATGGTGGACTCCACAGCTCAAATGCTAACTGCCCTAGTGGTCGCACCTACTTTAATAGATAGGATTAAGGAGACGCAGTATTCTGATGACGGGTTTGCAACGGTTAAGGAAAAACTTATAGTGGAACCTTTTGATGGGTTCAAATTGAAAGATGATGGGAGTTTGTGGAATGATG GCAAAACATGCACTGATGACGGTCTGCGGTTGGCGAACGAAACTGGAAAGCCAACGGTGATGGTTGTTGAAGATGACAATGGCAGCAAGGGAAATACAGCAGCGACAATGACAACAATGGCTTCGATTTCCAGCGAATGGCATTCGAGCAGCGGCGGACAGCTGTGCAAACTACAAATGTTGAAGATCGGCATGAGTGGTAGTGACTTGGAGCAGTTGTCAATGGTGGAGCAACGGCAGTGA